A genome region from Methylobacterium sp. FF17 includes the following:
- a CDS encoding type III PLP-dependent enzyme, translating to MTDRIRDFLRARRDMGQDEGPVMVLDLEVVRDNYTAFARALPDTRVFYAVKANPAPEVLRLLAEMGSCFDTASVVEVEMALAAGATADRVSFGNTIKKERCITRALKLGVRLFAVDCEAEVEKIGRAAAAAGVDAADVQVFCRILCDGAGAEWPLSRKFGCVPEMAVDVLEHAFRQGLTAYGVSFHVGSQQGNTGAWDGALASAAMIFAECAQRGIALQMVNLGGGFPTKYLKAVPGVESYGDAIFRALTKHFGNHLPETIIEPGRGMVGNAGMIEAEVVLVSKKSDAEDEVRWVYLDIGKFGGLAETMDESIRYAIRTEHDEDRMSPCVLAGPTCDSADVLYEKVPYPLPVSLSIGDKVLIEGAGAYTTTYAAVAFNGFPPLQQYVI from the coding sequence ATGACCGATCGCATCCGCGACTTCCTGCGTGCACGCCGCGACATGGGCCAGGACGAAGGCCCGGTGATGGTCCTCGACCTCGAGGTCGTGCGCGACAACTACACCGCCTTCGCCCGCGCCCTGCCCGACACCCGCGTCTTCTACGCCGTGAAGGCGAACCCGGCGCCGGAGGTGCTGCGTCTGCTCGCCGAGATGGGCTCCTGCTTCGACACGGCCTCCGTGGTCGAGGTCGAGATGGCCCTGGCCGCCGGCGCCACCGCCGACCGGGTCTCCTTCGGCAACACCATCAAGAAGGAGCGCTGCATCACCCGCGCGCTCAAGCTCGGCGTGCGCCTCTTCGCGGTCGATTGCGAGGCCGAGGTCGAGAAGATCGGCCGCGCTGCCGCGGCGGCCGGCGTGGATGCCGCCGACGTGCAGGTGTTCTGCCGCATCCTCTGCGACGGGGCCGGCGCCGAGTGGCCGCTCTCGCGCAAGTTCGGCTGCGTGCCGGAGATGGCCGTCGACGTGCTGGAGCACGCTTTCCGCCAGGGCCTGACCGCCTACGGCGTCTCCTTCCACGTCGGCTCGCAGCAGGGCAACACCGGCGCCTGGGACGGGGCGCTCGCCTCCGCCGCGATGATCTTCGCCGAATGCGCCCAGCGCGGCATCGCCCTCCAGATGGTCAACCTCGGCGGCGGCTTCCCGACCAAGTACCTCAAGGCGGTGCCGGGCGTGGAATCCTACGGCGACGCGATCTTCCGGGCGCTCACCAAGCATTTCGGCAACCACCTGCCCGAGACCATCATCGAGCCGGGCCGTGGCATGGTCGGCAATGCCGGAATGATCGAGGCCGAGGTCGTGCTGGTGTCGAAGAAGTCCGATGCCGAGGACGAGGTGCGCTGGGTCTACCTCGACATCGGCAAGTTCGGCGGCCTCGCCGAGACCATGGACGAGTCGATCCGCTACGCGATCCGGACCGAGCACGACGAGGACCGCATGTCCCCCTGCGTGCTCGCCGGCCCGACCTGCGATTCGGCCGACGTGCTCTACGAGAAGGTGCCCTACCCGCTGCCGGTATCGCTCTCCATCGGCGACAAGGTGCTGATCGAGGGTGCCGGCGCCTACACCACCACCTACGCGGCGGTGGCGTTCAACGGCTTCCCGCCCCTGCAGCAATACGTGATCTAA
- a CDS encoding GNAT family N-acetyltransferase → MVQIRDEVPGDVVAREHLLDACFGEARRMKTSERLREGRLPAEGLALVAERDDRVIATVRLWHVEAGPRRPALLLGPLAVDPASQGLGLGARLMQGVLRRARDLGHGAVLLMGDAAYYARFGFSPAYAQGLFMPGPFERDRFLGLELRAGALAGARGILRATGDWGDAVPASNVVVSDRPAEVAAAGSAARRRVA, encoded by the coding sequence TTGGTCCAGATTCGTGATGAAGTGCCGGGTGACGTCGTCGCCCGCGAGCATCTGCTCGATGCCTGCTTCGGCGAGGCGCGCCGCATGAAGACGTCGGAGCGCCTGCGCGAGGGACGCCTGCCGGCGGAGGGCCTCGCCCTCGTCGCCGAGCGGGACGACCGCGTCATCGCTACCGTGCGCCTGTGGCACGTGGAGGCCGGCCCGCGCCGCCCTGCCCTGCTGCTCGGGCCGCTGGCGGTGGATCCGGCGAGCCAGGGCCTCGGTCTGGGCGCGAGACTCATGCAGGGCGTCCTGCGGCGCGCGCGCGATCTCGGCCACGGTGCGGTGCTGCTGATGGGCGATGCGGCGTACTATGCGCGCTTCGGGTTCTCGCCGGCGTACGCGCAGGGGCTGTTCATGCCGGGGCCCTTCGAGCGCGATCGCTTCCTGGGTCTGGAATTGCGCGCGGGTGCCCTGGCCGGGGCACGCGGCATCCTGCGGGCGACGGGCGACTGGGGCGATGCCGTGCCCGCTTCGAACGTGGTCGTATCCGATAGGCCCGCCGAGGTCGCCGCGGCCGGTTCGGCGGCGCGACGACGGGTTGCCTGA
- a CDS encoding homospermidine synthase codes for MTEAATSWPVHGRITGPIVMIGFGSIGRGTLPLIERHFEYDKARFTVIEPSDAHKSLADKHGLRFEQVALTRENYRDVLTPLLTEGGGQGFCVNLSVDTSSRAIMELCRELGAFYIDTVAEPWPGFYFDKNKSQGDRTNYALRQDILDARAASPGGTTAVSCCGANPGMVSWFVKQALLNIAGDLDLKTPEPKDRAGWAALMREVGVKGVHIAERDTQRAKSAKPMGVFVNTWSVEGFVSEGNQPAELGWGTHETWMPENGREQEKGSRCAIYLLQPGADTRVRSWTPTAQSQYAFLVTHNEAVSISDYYTVLEGERAAYRPTCHYAYHPANDAVLSLHEMFGNGGKVQETIHILDETEIVDGIDELGVLLYGHAKNAYWYGSQLSIEETRRIAPYQNATGLQVTSAVLAGMVWALENPEAGIVEADEMDFRRCLEVQTPYLGPVIGVYTDWTPLTGRPGLFPEDIDTSDPWQFRNVLVHG; via the coding sequence ATGACCGAAGCCGCGACCTCCTGGCCCGTCCACGGCCGCATCACCGGCCCCATCGTGATGATCGGCTTCGGCTCCATCGGACGCGGTACCCTTCCCCTGATCGAGCGCCACTTCGAATACGACAAGGCGCGCTTCACGGTCATCGAGCCCTCCGACGCGCACAAGTCGCTGGCCGACAAGCACGGCCTGCGCTTCGAGCAGGTCGCGCTCACCCGCGAGAACTACCGTGACGTGCTCACGCCACTCCTCACCGAGGGCGGCGGACAGGGCTTCTGCGTCAACCTCTCGGTGGACACCTCCTCGCGCGCCATCATGGAGCTCTGCCGCGAACTCGGCGCCTTCTACATCGACACCGTGGCCGAGCCCTGGCCGGGCTTCTACTTCGACAAGAACAAGAGCCAGGGTGACCGCACCAACTACGCGCTGCGCCAGGACATCCTCGATGCCCGCGCCGCCTCCCCCGGCGGCACCACCGCCGTGTCGTGCTGCGGTGCCAATCCCGGCATGGTCTCGTGGTTCGTGAAGCAGGCGCTCCTCAACATCGCGGGCGACCTCGACCTGAAGACCCCCGAGCCGAAGGATCGCGCGGGCTGGGCCGCCCTCATGCGCGAGGTCGGCGTCAAGGGCGTGCACATCGCCGAGCGCGACACCCAGCGCGCCAAGTCGGCCAAGCCCATGGGCGTGTTCGTCAACACCTGGTCGGTGGAGGGCTTCGTCTCCGAAGGCAACCAGCCGGCCGAGCTCGGCTGGGGCACCCACGAGACCTGGATGCCGGAGAACGGCCGCGAGCAGGAGAAGGGTTCGCGCTGCGCGATCTACCTGCTCCAGCCCGGCGCCGACACCCGCGTGCGCTCCTGGACGCCCACCGCCCAGTCGCAATACGCCTTCCTGGTGACCCACAACGAGGCCGTCTCGATCTCCGACTACTACACCGTTCTCGAGGGTGAGCGCGCCGCCTACCGGCCGACCTGCCACTACGCCTACCACCCCGCCAACGATGCGGTGCTTTCGCTCCACGAGATGTTCGGCAACGGCGGCAAGGTCCAGGAGACGATCCACATCCTCGACGAGACCGAGATCGTGGACGGCATCGACGAGCTCGGCGTGCTCCTCTACGGCCACGCCAAGAACGCCTACTGGTACGGCTCGCAGCTCTCCATCGAGGAGACCCGCCGGATCGCCCCCTACCAGAACGCCACCGGCCTGCAGGTGACCTCGGCGGTGCTCGCCGGCATGGTCTGGGCGCTGGAGAACCCGGAAGCCGGCATCGTGGAAGCCGACGAGATGGACTTCCGCCGCTGCCTCGAGGTGCAGACCCCGTATCTCGGCCCCGTCATCGGCGTCTACACCGACTGGACCCCGCTGACCGGCCGCCCCGGCCTGTTCCCGGAGGACATCGACACCAGCGATCCGTGGCAGTTCCGGAACGTGCTCGTGCACGGCTGA
- a CDS encoding DUF1206 domain-containing protein, translating into MLKLGRNTIERLARFGYGARGVVYCIVGGLALLAAIGKGGRAGDSESAIRWVLAGPLGAVLVGLIAFGLAGFALWRLIEGITDADRRGTSLKGIVVRLAHLLSAAIYTGLAITAATLALGLGRGGGDAAQDWTAWLLGKPLGLWLVGLIGLAVMGGGVAFLVKAFKGDVTDRLKLDAERCRWVKPVGQFGYAARGIAFLIIGGFFLAAAWHQASSEVKGLAGAFAALRAQPYGWVLLAVVAAGHFAFGAFGLIQARFRHIDAPDIDRTDDAVAAALRAVR; encoded by the coding sequence TTGCTCAAGCTTGGACGAAACACGATCGAGCGCCTCGCCCGGTTCGGCTACGGCGCGCGCGGCGTCGTCTACTGCATCGTGGGCGGCCTCGCCCTCCTGGCCGCCATCGGCAAGGGCGGGCGCGCGGGCGACAGCGAGAGCGCGATCCGCTGGGTGCTGGCGGGGCCCCTCGGCGCCGTCCTGGTCGGCCTCATCGCGTTCGGCCTGGCGGGCTTCGCCCTCTGGCGCCTGATCGAGGGCATCACCGACGCGGATCGGCGCGGCACGTCCCTGAAGGGCATCGTGGTGCGCCTCGCGCATCTCCTCAGCGCCGCGATCTACACCGGTCTGGCGATCACCGCCGCCACCCTCGCGCTCGGCCTGGGTCGCGGGGGCGGCGACGCGGCGCAGGACTGGACGGCCTGGCTCCTCGGAAAACCCCTCGGCCTGTGGCTCGTCGGCCTGATCGGGCTCGCGGTGATGGGCGGCGGGGTCGCGTTCCTGGTCAAGGCCTTCAAGGGCGACGTCACCGACCGGCTCAAGCTCGACGCCGAGCGCTGCCGCTGGGTGAAGCCCGTCGGGCAGTTCGGCTACGCCGCGCGCGGCATCGCCTTCCTCATCATCGGCGGGTTCTTCCTCGCGGCCGCCTGGCATCAGGCCTCCTCGGAGGTGAAGGGGCTCGCCGGCGCCTTCGCGGCCCTGCGCGCGCAGCCCTACGGCTGGGTGCTGCTCGCCGTCGTGGCTGCCGGGCACTTCGCCTTCGGGGCGTTCGGCCTGATCCAGGCCCGCTTCCGGCACATCGACGCGCCGGATATCGACCGGACCGACGACGCCGTGGCGGCTGCCCTGCGCGCGGTCCGCTGA
- a CDS encoding PepSY domain-containing protein has translation MQFRSNFLTGGLVALGLGLAAAPAVAQGISIGPGGVQVDPGYRRGYDDRGPPRSELSRGEAARIARREGLVDVDNVDRRGPRLIVRGSDRRGDDITVVLDSRSGDVLDVRR, from the coding sequence GTGCAGTTTCGTTCCAATTTCCTGACCGGCGGCCTCGTGGCGCTCGGCCTCGGCCTCGCCGCCGCCCCGGCCGTCGCACAGGGCATCTCCATCGGCCCCGGCGGCGTCCAGGTCGATCCCGGATACCGGCGCGGCTACGACGATCGCGGCCCGCCGCGCAGCGAACTCAGCCGCGGCGAGGCGGCTCGCATCGCCCGGCGCGAGGGCCTCGTCGATGTGGACAACGTCGACCGTCGCGGACCCCGCCTGATCGTGCGCGGTTCGGACCGGCGCGGCGACGACATCACGGTAGTGCTCGACAGCCGCTCGGGCGACGTCCTCGACGTCCGCCGCTGA